A DNA window from Massilia putida contains the following coding sequences:
- the fdxA gene encoding ferredoxin FdxA — protein MTHVVTESCIRCRYTDCVDVCPVDCFREGPNFLAIDPDECIDCAVCVAECPVNAIYAEEDVPSDQQQFIKLNADLARNWPSITKTKPALPDADEWKDVKSKLDQLAR, from the coding sequence ATGACCCACGTTGTCACCGAATCGTGCATCCGTTGTCGCTATACCGATTGCGTGGATGTATGCCCGGTAGATTGTTTCCGGGAAGGCCCGAATTTCCTCGCCATTGACCCGGACGAGTGCATCGACTGCGCCGTGTGCGTGGCGGAGTGCCCGGTCAACGCGATCTACGCGGAAGAGGACGTGCCGTCGGACCAGCAGCAATTCATCAAGCTCAACGCCGACCTGGCGCGCAACTGGCCGTCGATCACCAAGACGAAGCCGGCTCTGCCCGACGCGGACGAGTGGAAAGACGTCAAGAGCAAGCTGGACCAGCTGGCCCGCTAA
- a CDS encoding polyhydroxyalkanoate depolymerase, with amino-acid sequence MLYQLHEMQRSFLNPLMQWADASAKLFSNPVSPFAHTPFSQRIAAGYELMYRLGKDYEKPAFGLNSTIINGKTVGIMEREVVSKPFCKLMHFKKDMSDSEFAALKQPTVLVVAPLSGHHATLLRDTVRALLPDQDVYITDWVDARMVPLSDGPFHLDDYVYYVQDFIRHLGPDVHVISVCQPTVPVLAAISLMATNKDPKLPKTMVMMGGPIDPRKSPTAVNDLAVEKPYSWFENTVIYAVPGNYPGFGRKVYPGFLQHAGFIAMNPGRHAQSHREFYQHLVRGDDDSAEAHRKFYDEYNAVLDMPAEYYLETIKTVFQETRLPKGTWEVGGQLVRPQDIENVALFTIEGELDDISGAGQTHAAHDLCTSIPAEKQQQFTAPKCGHYGIFSGRRWREIICPMIGEFIRKNA; translated from the coding sequence ATGCTTTACCAACTGCACGAGATGCAACGCTCCTTCCTGAACCCGCTGATGCAGTGGGCCGACGCCTCTGCCAAACTGTTTTCGAATCCGGTCTCGCCGTTCGCGCACACCCCGTTCTCGCAGCGTATCGCTGCCGGCTACGAGTTGATGTACCGCCTCGGCAAGGACTATGAGAAACCTGCTTTCGGCTTGAACTCGACCATCATCAACGGGAAGACGGTCGGCATCATGGAACGCGAGGTCGTCAGCAAGCCGTTCTGCAAGCTGATGCACTTCAAGAAGGACATGAGCGACAGCGAGTTCGCCGCGCTCAAACAGCCGACGGTGCTCGTCGTGGCCCCGCTGTCGGGCCACCACGCCACGCTGCTGCGCGACACCGTCCGCGCCCTGCTGCCGGACCAGGACGTCTACATCACCGACTGGGTCGACGCGCGCATGGTGCCGCTGTCGGACGGTCCGTTCCACCTGGACGACTATGTGTATTACGTCCAGGACTTCATCCGCCACCTCGGCCCGGACGTGCACGTCATCTCCGTGTGCCAGCCGACCGTGCCGGTGCTCGCCGCGATCTCGCTGATGGCGACGAACAAGGATCCCAAGTTGCCCAAGACCATGGTCATGATGGGCGGCCCGATCGACCCGCGCAAATCGCCGACGGCCGTCAACGACCTGGCGGTGGAAAAGCCGTACTCCTGGTTCGAGAACACGGTGATCTACGCCGTGCCGGGCAATTACCCGGGCTTCGGCCGCAAGGTGTATCCGGGCTTCCTGCAGCATGCCGGCTTCATCGCCATGAACCCGGGCCGCCACGCCCAGAGCCACCGCGAGTTCTACCAGCACCTGGTGCGCGGCGACGACGATTCGGCGGAAGCGCACCGCAAATTCTACGACGAGTACAACGCCGTCCTCGACATGCCGGCCGAGTATTACCTGGAAACGATTAAAACGGTATTCCAGGAAACCCGTTTGCCCAAGGGCACGTGGGAAGTCGGCGGCCAGCTCGTGCGTCCGCAAGACATCGAGAACGTCGCGCTGTTCACGATCGAAGGCGAGCTGGATGACATCTCCGGCGCCGGCCAGACCCATGCGGCGCACGACCTGTGCACCAGCATCCCGGCCGAGAAACAGCAGCAGTTCACGGCACCGAAGTGCGGCCACTACGGCATCTTCTCGGGCCGCCGCTGGCGCGAGATCATCTGCCCGATGATCGGCGAGTTCATCCGCAAGAACGCCTGA
- a CDS encoding acyl-CoA-binding protein — protein sequence MSLQEQFAQAQLDSKNLPERPDNMTLLKIYALFKQASTGDVSGERPGFTDMVGRAKYDAWASLKGTSQDEAMQQYVDLIEELKDL from the coding sequence ATGAGTTTGCAAGAACAGTTCGCCCAGGCCCAGCTCGATTCGAAGAATCTGCCGGAGCGTCCGGACAATATGACCCTGCTGAAAATCTACGCACTGTTCAAGCAGGCGTCGACCGGCGACGTCAGCGGCGAGCGTCCCGGCTTCACCGACATGGTCGGCCGCGCCAAGTACGACGCCTGGGCCAGCCTGAAAGGCACCTCGCAGGACGAGGCGATGCAGCAGTACGTCGACCTGATCGAAGAACTCAAGGACCTGTAA
- a CDS encoding YVTN family beta-propeller repeat protein, with protein MLRRFRKSLISGFVLFSAIQAAHANVVVVLNSRDATVQLLDQATGADNGTFAVGKEPHHLMATPDNKSVIVASSAGNELIFLDPVTGKVQRRLADVLDPYQIGFSPDQKWFVSASLRLDRVDIYKYDGGNLVLSKRLPLARMPSHIAFDAASTTAFVTQQGSDQVSAIDLKTQTVRWTLPVGKLPAGIAMTPDDKYLLVGIMGSDYVEVIDWRAQKTVKRIKTGEGAHNFRAVGDRRHVFVSNRVQNSINIIDQVTLENVGMIPVPGGPDCMELTNDGKTLWVTLRWIKKVAVIDVASRKVLKLIPVGRSPHGVFFANSAPRM; from the coding sequence ATGCTGCGTCGCTTCCGCAAGTCTCTCATCTCTGGTTTCGTCCTGTTTTCGGCCATCCAGGCCGCCCATGCGAACGTCGTGGTCGTGCTCAATTCGCGCGATGCCACCGTCCAGCTGCTCGACCAGGCGACGGGCGCGGACAACGGCACGTTCGCGGTCGGCAAGGAGCCGCACCACCTGATGGCCACGCCGGACAACAAGTCGGTGATCGTCGCCAGCTCGGCGGGCAACGAGCTGATCTTCCTCGATCCCGTCACGGGCAAGGTGCAGCGCCGCCTGGCCGACGTGCTCGACCCGTACCAGATCGGCTTCTCGCCCGACCAGAAATGGTTCGTGTCGGCGTCGCTGCGCCTGGACCGCGTCGACATCTACAAATACGACGGCGGCAACCTCGTGCTCAGCAAGCGCCTGCCGCTGGCGCGCATGCCGAGCCACATCGCGTTCGACGCGGCCAGCACGACGGCGTTCGTCACGCAGCAGGGCAGCGACCAGGTCAGCGCCATCGATTTGAAAACGCAGACCGTCAGGTGGACCCTCCCGGTCGGCAAGCTCCCGGCCGGCATCGCGATGACGCCGGACGACAAATACCTGCTCGTCGGGATCATGGGCAGCGACTACGTCGAGGTGATCGACTGGCGCGCCCAAAAGACCGTCAAGCGCATCAAGACGGGCGAGGGCGCCCACAACTTCCGCGCCGTCGGCGACCGCCGCCACGTGTTCGTGTCGAACCGCGTGCAGAATTCGATCAACATCATCGACCAGGTCACGCTGGAAAACGTCGGCATGATTCCCGTGCCGGGCGGTCCGGATTGCATGGAACTGACGAATGACGGCAAGACGCTGTGGGTGACGCTCCGCTGGATCAAGAAGGTCGCCGTGATCGACGTCGCGAGCCGCAAGGTGCTCAAGCTCATCCCGGTGGGCCGCTCGCCGCATGGCGTGTTCTTCGCCAACTCGGCGCCGCGGATGTGA
- the rsxB gene encoding electron transport complex subunit RsxB, translated as MSRQTAVTKTLADQIEDLLPQTQCTKCGYPACRPYAEAIARGEAEINQCPPGGLEGVARLARITGRPVIPINPANGVERPRPVAFIDENLCIGCTLCIQACPVDAILGAAKQMHTILPSLCTGCDLCVAPCPVDCIAMIPRTDDPASEPTGWAAWSQEQADAARARHDFRTERLRREKEENDARLAAKAVEKMRAVTAEAANTAEELAEKERKRAIIAAAIERAKQKAAPDNKK; from the coding sequence ATCAGCCGCCAGACCGCCGTGACCAAAACGCTCGCCGACCAGATCGAAGACCTGCTGCCGCAGACCCAGTGCACCAAGTGCGGCTATCCCGCCTGCCGCCCGTACGCGGAAGCGATCGCGCGCGGCGAGGCCGAGATCAACCAGTGCCCGCCCGGCGGCCTCGAAGGCGTCGCGCGGCTGGCGCGGATCACCGGCCGGCCCGTCATCCCGATCAACCCGGCCAACGGCGTCGAACGTCCGCGCCCCGTCGCATTCATCGACGAAAACCTGTGCATCGGCTGCACGCTGTGCATCCAGGCGTGCCCCGTCGACGCGATCCTCGGCGCGGCCAAGCAGATGCACACGATCTTGCCGAGCCTGTGCACGGGCTGCGACCTGTGCGTGGCACCCTGCCCCGTCGATTGCATCGCCATGATCCCGCGCACCGACGATCCGGCAAGCGAGCCGACCGGCTGGGCCGCGTGGTCGCAGGAACAGGCCGACGCCGCGCGCGCCCGCCACGACTTCCGCACCGAGCGCCTGCGCCGCGAAAAGGAAGAAAACGACGCGCGCCTGGCCGCCAAGGCCGTCGAAAAGATGCGCGCCGTGACGGCGGAAGCCGCGAATACGGCGGAAGAACTGGCGGAAAAGGAACGCAAGCGCGCCATCATCGCGGCCGCCATCGAGCGCGCGAAACAGAAGGCCGCCCCGGACAACAAGAAATAA
- a CDS encoding FKBP-type peptidyl-prolyl cis-trans isomerase, with the protein MSITTTNSGLQYEDTVVGSGAEAKAGNYVTVHYTGWLQNDDGSTGVKFDSSKDRNDPFQFPLGAGHVIRGWDEGVQGMKVGGARRLIIPASLGYGARGAGGVIPPNATLIFDVELLDV; encoded by the coding sequence ATGTCCATCACCACCACGAATTCCGGCCTGCAATATGAAGATACCGTCGTCGGCAGCGGCGCCGAAGCGAAGGCCGGCAACTACGTGACCGTGCACTACACCGGCTGGCTGCAGAACGACGACGGCAGCACCGGCGTCAAGTTCGATTCCAGCAAAGACCGCAACGATCCGTTCCAGTTCCCGCTGGGCGCCGGTCACGTGATCCGCGGCTGGGACGAAGGGGTGCAGGGCATGAAGGTCGGCGGCGCGCGCCGTCTGATCATCCCGGCGAGCCTGGGCTACGGCGCACGCGGCGCCGGCGGCGTGATTCCGCCGAACGCCACCCTGATCTTCGACGTCGAGCTGCTGGACGTCTGA
- a CDS encoding VOC family protein, producing MQAIPTIYFPGLCADALSFYRDILHAEVLFQLTAIPDAQPQYLAPGSPGKIIRAGLRIGATVVYLSEGHHAGAPAFQGFSLNLHVDSNIDAARILQALGEGGDVRIPLRATAWADGFGAVVDRYGVHWMIEFAGTRAPQ from the coding sequence ATGCAAGCGATTCCAACGATCTATTTTCCCGGCCTGTGTGCCGACGCCCTGTCCTTTTATCGTGACATTCTCCACGCCGAGGTGCTGTTCCAGCTGACGGCGATCCCTGACGCGCAACCGCAATACTTGGCGCCCGGCAGTCCGGGCAAGATCATCCGGGCCGGCCTGCGCATCGGCGCGACCGTCGTGTATTTGTCCGAGGGACATCACGCCGGCGCGCCGGCCTTCCAGGGCTTTTCGCTGAACCTGCACGTGGACAGCAACATCGACGCGGCCCGCATCCTGCAGGCGCTGGGCGAGGGCGGCGATGTCCGCATTCCCTTGCGCGCGACGGCGTGGGCCGATGGCTTCGGCGCCGTCGTCGACCGCTACGGCGTGCACTGGATGATCGAGTTCGCCGGCACGCGCGCGCCGCAATAA
- a CDS encoding ExbD/TolR family protein produces MRIDLGDDEQPEIGLIALIDCIFFLLMFFMAATSFKHPDGKKPEKNMRILLPTSQVSLDPATAGPAPLIIGVDAEGSLYIDGKRVSTQALHDLLKREAARDPAQPVRIDGDQAARYQDIVHVLDLCQFEGLTRVSMHTR; encoded by the coding sequence ATGCGCATTGACCTCGGCGACGACGAGCAGCCCGAGATCGGCCTGATCGCGCTGATCGACTGCATCTTCTTCCTGCTGATGTTCTTCATGGCGGCGACGTCGTTCAAGCACCCCGACGGCAAGAAACCGGAAAAGAACATGCGCATCTTGCTGCCGACGTCGCAGGTCAGCCTCGACCCCGCCACAGCCGGTCCGGCGCCGTTGATCATCGGTGTCGACGCGGAGGGCTCTCTCTACATCGACGGCAAGCGGGTGTCGACGCAAGCCCTGCACGACCTGCTCAAGCGCGAGGCGGCGCGCGATCCGGCGCAGCCGGTCCGCATCGACGGCGACCAGGCCGCGCGCTACCAGGACATCGTGCACGTGCTCGACCTCTGCCAGTTCGAGGGACTCACCCGGGTGTCGATGCACACGCGCTGA
- a CDS encoding polysaccharide deacetylase family protein: protein MPRPPHAAVIALLAATSIAQAGAHAADAPACRGTIYLTFDTGSQSQAELIADTLRRHRIKATFFLANEKTVRGDWSLDPSWADYWKARVAEGHAFGSHTFDHVYFQRDEAGGGIVVKPQFGAHAGRKETWTAQQYCDELRRVDTRFTQLTGRHLDPIFRTPGGHSSPNILAAATSCGYRHVGWAPAGFSGDETSSEKFPNAVLLKRALDNLKDGDIFMAHMGIWSRKDPWMPANLEPLITGLERKGFCFATMREHP from the coding sequence ATGCCGCGGCCCCCGCATGCCGCCGTCATCGCGCTGCTGGCGGCCACATCGATCGCTCAGGCTGGCGCACATGCCGCCGATGCGCCGGCGTGCCGCGGCACGATCTACCTGACGTTCGACACGGGCAGCCAGTCGCAGGCCGAGCTGATCGCCGACACGCTGCGCCGCCACCGCATCAAGGCGACCTTCTTCCTCGCCAACGAGAAGACGGTGCGCGGCGACTGGTCGCTCGATCCGTCCTGGGCCGATTACTGGAAGGCGCGCGTGGCGGAAGGCCACGCGTTTGGCAGCCACACGTTCGACCACGTCTACTTCCAGCGCGACGAGGCGGGTGGGGGCATCGTCGTCAAGCCGCAATTCGGCGCGCACGCGGGGCGGAAGGAGACGTGGACGGCGCAGCAATACTGCGACGAACTGCGCCGCGTCGACACGCGTTTTACGCAACTGACCGGCCGCCACCTCGACCCGATCTTCCGCACGCCGGGCGGCCACAGCTCGCCCAACATCCTGGCCGCCGCGACGAGCTGCGGCTACCGGCACGTGGGCTGGGCGCCGGCCGGCTTCTCGGGCGACGAGACGTCCAGCGAAAAATTCCCGAACGCGGTGCTCTTGAAGCGCGCGCTGGACAACCTGAAGGACGGCGACATCTTCATGGCCCACATGGGGATCTGGTCGCGCAAGGACCCATGGATGCCGGCGAACCTCGAGCCGCTCATCACCGGGCTCGAACGCAAAGGCTTTTGTTTCGCGACAATGAGGGAGCATCCGTGA
- a CDS encoding MotA/TolQ/ExbB proton channel family protein has translation MSRLPRLGLYGLLLLAFPARAQGLNLAAELLHGGLGIVAIGALSVLALAVTLERLVNFRLEKVAPPDLALDAETLWRAGRFDQLRERVAGGDSCLARILGWMVEQRHLPAEKLAARVAEMAGVELRLQQQKAYALNVVATVAPIVGLLGTVVGMIESFHVIAFNGMGDPTLLAGGISKALVNTAAGLSVALPSLAMHHVFRNRMVGIGIALERQLNRVLDGMPARTLEVVHAH, from the coding sequence ATGTCCAGATTGCCCCGCCTCGGCCTGTACGGCTTGTTGCTGCTTGCATTCCCGGCCCGAGCGCAGGGCCTGAACCTCGCCGCCGAACTGCTCCACGGCGGCCTGGGCATCGTCGCGATCGGCGCGCTGTCCGTGCTGGCGCTGGCCGTGACGCTCGAGCGGCTCGTCAACTTCCGCCTGGAGAAAGTGGCACCGCCGGATCTGGCCCTCGATGCGGAAACGCTGTGGCGCGCGGGCCGGTTCGACCAGCTGCGCGAGCGGGTGGCCGGCGGCGACAGCTGCCTCGCGCGCATCCTCGGATGGATGGTCGAGCAGCGCCACCTGCCGGCCGAAAAGCTGGCGGCGCGCGTGGCGGAGATGGCGGGCGTCGAACTGCGCCTGCAGCAGCAAAAGGCGTATGCGCTGAACGTGGTGGCGACGGTCGCACCGATCGTCGGCCTGCTGGGCACCGTGGTCGGCATGATCGAATCGTTCCACGTCATCGCCTTCAATGGCATGGGCGATCCGACCCTGCTGGCGGGCGGCATCTCCAAGGCCCTCGTCAACACGGCGGCGGGGCTCTCGGTGGCGCTGCCGTCCTTGGCCATGCACCACGTCTTCCGCAACCGCATGGTCGGCATCGGCATCGCGCTGGAGCGCCAGCTGAACCGCGTGCTGGACGGCATGCCCGCGCGCACGCTGGAGGTGGTCCATGCGCATTGA
- a CDS encoding sterol desaturase family protein, producing the protein MIQHFLDGFAFLQGWLFENAVEPAMFALGLGEYLEDAFEGVEWFLAGACEVAALYLVLRPLEAIIPVHKMTDRYARWNDFVYTLIHRLGLFSMAVFFTLDPVMDAVAAALRMEGVHPFNLEGLMTGFHPLASFLSYLVVLDFFDYWFHRGQHRFRWWWALHSLHHSQVNMNLWSDDRNHLLDDLLRDVYMAILALAIGVAPSQYVLLVSVSRALQSLQHANVRIHFGRLGERLLVSPRFHRTHHAVGIGHESRGRELGGCNFGVLLPAWDQIFGTANFTPGWHGTGVRDQFARTNPDGTIRPARDYGRGFWRQQWLGLVRLFDAGSRRNAA; encoded by the coding sequence GTGATCCAGCATTTCCTCGATGGGTTCGCCTTCCTGCAGGGATGGCTGTTCGAGAACGCGGTCGAACCCGCGATGTTCGCCCTGGGCCTCGGCGAATACCTCGAAGACGCCTTCGAGGGCGTCGAATGGTTCCTCGCCGGCGCCTGCGAAGTGGCGGCCCTGTACCTCGTGCTGCGCCCGCTGGAAGCCATCATCCCCGTGCACAAGATGACGGACCGCTACGCGCGCTGGAACGATTTCGTCTACACGCTGATCCACCGCCTCGGCCTGTTCAGCATGGCCGTGTTCTTCACGCTCGACCCGGTCATGGACGCCGTCGCCGCGGCGCTGCGCATGGAAGGCGTCCACCCGTTCAACCTGGAAGGCCTGATGACGGGCTTCCACCCGCTCGCCAGCTTCCTGTCGTACCTCGTCGTGCTGGACTTCTTCGATTACTGGTTCCACCGCGGCCAGCACAGATTCCGCTGGTGGTGGGCGCTGCACAGCCTGCACCACAGCCAGGTGAACATGAATCTGTGGAGCGACGACCGCAACCACCTGCTCGACGACCTGCTGCGCGACGTCTACATGGCGATCCTGGCGCTGGCGATCGGCGTGGCGCCGAGCCAGTACGTGCTGCTCGTCTCGGTGTCGCGCGCGCTGCAAAGCCTGCAGCACGCGAACGTGCGCATCCACTTCGGCCGCCTCGGCGAGCGCCTGCTCGTGTCGCCGCGCTTCCACCGCACCCACCACGCCGTCGGCATCGGCCACGAATCGCGGGGGCGCGAGCTGGGCGGCTGCAATTTCGGCGTGCTGCTGCCGGCCTGGGACCAGATCTTCGGCACCGCCAACTTCACGCCCGGCTGGCACGGCACGGGCGTGCGCGACCAGTTCGCGCGCACGAATCCCGATGGAACCATCCGGCCGGCGCGCGATTACGGACGCGGATTCTGGCGCCAGCAGTGGCTGGGCCTCGTGCGCCTGTTCGACGCCGGCAGCCGGCGCAACGCGGCATGA
- a CDS encoding GtrA family protein, which translates to MIKSFASRQFLVFLLTGGFAAAINFGSRILYNRTMPFSSAVILAYLTGMITAFVLAKLFVFRESRQATHHAAGWFILVNVVAVAQTWAISMLLVNWVLPALGVTAFAREIAHGVGVVVPVFTSYLGHKHFSFR; encoded by the coding sequence GTGATCAAGAGCTTCGCTTCGCGCCAGTTCCTCGTCTTCCTGCTGACGGGGGGCTTCGCCGCGGCCATCAACTTCGGCTCGCGCATCCTGTACAACCGCACGATGCCGTTTTCCTCGGCCGTGATTCTCGCCTACCTCACGGGCATGATCACCGCGTTCGTGCTGGCCAAGCTGTTCGTGTTCCGCGAAAGCCGGCAGGCCACGCACCATGCGGCCGGCTGGTTCATCCTCGTGAACGTCGTGGCCGTCGCGCAGACGTGGGCGATCAGCATGCTGCTCGTGAACTGGGTGTTGCCCGCGCTGGGGGTGACGGCGTTCGCGCGCGAGATCGCGCACGGGGTCGGCGTCGTCGTACCCGTGTTCACCAGCTATCTGGGGCACAAGCACTTCAGTTTTCGCTGA
- a CDS encoding polyhydroxyalkanoic acid system family protein — translation MPDISITQPHNLSQTDARAAAQKVADKLARDYGLNCKWEGDVLRFARTGVEGALTLGERQAALRIKLGFLMSAFASTIEQKVVDSMRKVFTGP, via the coding sequence ATGCCGGACATCAGCATCACCCAACCGCACAACCTGAGCCAGACCGACGCGCGCGCCGCCGCGCAAAAGGTGGCGGACAAGCTGGCCCGCGACTATGGACTGAATTGCAAATGGGAAGGGGATGTGCTGCGTTTCGCACGCACCGGCGTGGAAGGGGCGCTCACGTTGGGCGAGCGCCAAGCCGCGTTGCGCATCAAGCTGGGCTTTTTGATGAGTGCTTTCGCGTCCACCATCGAGCAGAAGGTGGTCGACAGCATGCGCAAGGTATTTACAGGTCCTTGA
- a CDS encoding NAD(P)/FAD-dependent oxidoreductase, protein MTISATPEVGTIAPNSSFAGAIEADAVIIGAGPVGLFQVFELGLLEIKAHVIDSLPAVGGQCVELYPDKPIYDIPAVPVCTGQELTDNLLKQIEPFEPTFHLGQEVTTVQRREDHRFNVETSTGTRFITKTIFIAAGVGSFQARTIKVDGIDKFENSQLFYRVKDPSLFEGKNLVICGGGDSALDWALNFVGKAESVVLVHRREDFRAAPASVAKMKQLCEEYEMQLIIGQVTGFDEKDGQLSEVKVTGADGVTRRVPLDMLMVFFGLSPKLGPIAEWGLDIERRQLKVMDTEKFETNVPGIFAVGDINTYPGKKKLILSGFHEAALAAFGAAPYIFPDKKIHMQYTTTSPKLHKILGVETPVFD, encoded by the coding sequence ATGACTATCAGTGCCACCCCCGAAGTGGGCACCATCGCTCCCAACAGCTCCTTTGCCGGCGCCATCGAAGCCGATGCCGTGATCATCGGCGCGGGCCCGGTCGGCCTGTTCCAGGTGTTCGAGCTGGGCCTGCTGGAGATCAAAGCCCACGTGATCGATTCGCTGCCGGCCGTCGGCGGCCAGTGCGTGGAGCTGTATCCGGACAAGCCGATTTACGACATCCCGGCCGTGCCCGTCTGCACCGGCCAGGAACTGACCGACAACCTGCTCAAGCAGATCGAGCCGTTCGAGCCGACCTTCCACCTGGGCCAGGAAGTCACGACCGTCCAGCGCCGTGAAGACCACCGCTTCAACGTCGAAACGTCGACCGGCACCCGCTTCATCACCAAGACCATCTTCATCGCGGCCGGCGTCGGTTCGTTCCAGGCGCGCACGATCAAGGTCGACGGCATCGACAAGTTCGAGAACAGCCAGCTGTTCTACCGCGTCAAGGATCCGAGCCTGTTCGAAGGCAAGAACCTCGTCATCTGCGGCGGCGGCGACTCCGCCCTGGACTGGGCGCTGAACTTCGTCGGCAAGGCCGAATCCGTCGTGCTGGTGCACCGTCGCGAAGACTTCCGCGCCGCCCCGGCGTCCGTCGCCAAGATGAAGCAGCTGTGCGAAGAATACGAGATGCAGCTGATCATCGGCCAGGTCACCGGCTTCGACGAGAAGGACGGCCAGCTGTCCGAAGTCAAGGTCACCGGTGCCGACGGCGTCACCCGCCGCGTGCCGCTGGACATGCTGATGGTGTTCTTCGGCCTGTCGCCGAAGCTGGGCCCGATCGCCGAATGGGGCCTGGACATCGAACGCCGCCAGCTGAAGGTCATGGACACCGAAAAGTTCGAGACCAACGTGCCGGGCATCTTCGCCGTGGGCGACATCAACACCTACCCGGGCAAGAAGAAGCTGATCCTGTCGGGCTTCCACGAAGCCGCGCTGGCCGCCTTCGGCGCCGCGCCGTACATCTTCCCGGACAAGAAGATCCACATGCAGTACACGACGACCTCGCCGAAGCTGCACAAGATCCTCGGCGTCGAGACGCCTGTGTTCGACTGA
- the nth gene encoding endonuclease III — protein sequence MNPAKRLEIFTRFRDANPHPTTELEYTTPFELLIAVLLSAQSTDVGVNKATRRLYPVANTPQAILDLGLDELKTYISTIGLYNNKAKNVIATCEILVNQYGGEVPRSREALEALPGVGRKTANVVLNTAFGEPTMAVDTHIFRVANRTKIAPGKNVDEVEQKLLKFVPKEFLHDAHHWLILHGRYTCVARKPKCWNCIINDLCEYKDKTPAPKDA from the coding sequence ATGAATCCCGCCAAACGCCTCGAGATCTTCACGCGCTTTCGTGACGCCAATCCGCATCCCACCACCGAACTCGAATACACGACGCCGTTCGAACTCTTGATCGCCGTGCTGCTGTCCGCGCAATCGACGGACGTCGGCGTCAACAAGGCCACGCGCCGCCTGTACCCGGTGGCGAACACGCCGCAGGCGATCCTCGACCTGGGCCTGGACGAATTGAAAACCTATATCTCGACGATCGGCCTGTACAACAACAAGGCGAAGAACGTCATCGCCACGTGCGAGATCCTCGTGAACCAGTACGGCGGCGAAGTGCCGCGGTCGCGCGAAGCGCTGGAAGCCCTGCCCGGCGTGGGCCGCAAGACGGCGAACGTCGTGCTGAACACGGCGTTCGGCGAGCCGACGATGGCGGTCGACACGCACATCTTCCGCGTGGCGAACCGCACGAAGATCGCGCCCGGCAAGAACGTCGACGAGGTCGAACAGAAGCTGCTGAAATTCGTGCCGAAGGAATTCCTGCACGATGCGCACCACTGGCTGATCCTGCACGGGCGCTACACCTGCGTGGCGCGCAAGCCCAAGTGCTGGAACTGCATCATCAACGACCTGTGCGAGTACAAGGACAAGACGCCGGCGCCAAAGGATGCATGA